The Haloferax volcanii DS2 DNA segment GTTATTGTATTTCGTGGGTCATGTGAACTCGTTTGAACAGACACACACCATGTTTGCAAGTGAAAGAGAGTACGCGAGAGTAGCTAGTAGAACAACAGAGCATGTGTTCAACTAAAGCGTTGACATATTTCGGTGCTCACGGTGTACGTCTCGGTGGGATGCGTCTCCCGTTAACGAGGCGTAGACGGCCTCAATCGGAGTGAATCACCTGCAATGGTGGTGGGTGACGCGCGACGAGTCCCGTTCGAGGTTCACTTGCACCGGTGCTCTCCCCGCGCAGTCGCCGGTCCCACCCCCTCCGCGGCGTCACCGCGCTTCACGTGCAACGGTGGTGTCTGTGGGTACGCCGCGACCCATCGCTTCCCCGCCAATTCACTTGCAAACGTGGTGTGTGGGTGTCGGACCGCGGCTTTCGCGTTCCGCCGCGGCGACCCATTCACTTGTACGGCCGGTCTGTCCAGCCGCGTCGTCTGTGACCCTTCGGCACCACCGACACGGCGCGACCGACGCTCCGCTCGACTCGACTGGTCGACGGGGTGACAGTCGTCCCGCCGGCGACGGCCCCGCCCCTCGAAATGTCTTTACCTCGGATGCTGTTACCTACCCCCGTGGACCGTTCCGCCCTCCGCGCGCTCGCACTGGCCCTCCTCGCGGTCGTCGCCCTCTCGGTCGTCGCCGCCACCATCGATTCGACCGTCGTCTCAAGCGGCGGCCCAGTCGGCTTCGGTGGCGGCGAGACCGGCGGCGCGGTCGCTGGAGACACAGACGAGACCGGCACCCAACCGTCCGGTGATTCGTCCGGCAGTCTCAGCATCCCGACGCCGTGTTTCCCGTGGTTGCTCTCACCCGGAGTCCTCGCGGTCGTCGCCCTCGTCTTCGTCCTCCTCGGCGCGTACGCCTACCGGGAGACCGGCTCTCTGCTTCCGCCCCTCGCAATCTTCGCGGCGGTCGGGCCGCCGGTCGTCCTGCTTTTCGCCCTCCTCACGGGATGTCGCCGCGAGTTCTCGTTTTCGTCTCGTGCCGCGGCCGCCGCGCGAAACGTGTCGTTTCTCCCCGCCGGCGGCGGTGGTAGTCTCGGCCAAGGCGGGAACGCGGCGCAGAGCGTCTCACCGCCCACGGTGCTGTTCGGCCTCTTGCTCGCCGTCGCCCTCGCCGTCGCGGCCTTCATGCTCGTCACCGGGACCGGCGACTCGCCCGCGGCCGACGACGAAGTCACCCCCGCCGACGAGGACGAGGGGTCGAACGTCGCCGCCGTCGGACGGGCCGCCGGGGCCGCGGCCCAGCGCATCGAAGACGGCGACGCCGACGTCGAAAACGAAGTGTTCCGCGCGTGGGGTGAGATGACCGCGCTCCTCGACGTGCCGAACCGTCGCGCTGCGACGCCCGCCGAGTTCGCCCACTCGGCCGTCGACGCCGGGATGGACCGCGACGACGTGGACGACCTGACGACGCTGTTCGAGGAAGTCCGATACGGCGGCTTCGAGGCGACGCCGGAGCGGGAGCGTCGGGCGGTCGACGCGCTCAGAAGCATCGAACGCGCCTACGCCGACTCACCGGAGGGCGACCGATGACGCTGACGCGTCGGCTGTTCTTGCTCGTCGGCGTCGTCGCCACGACCGCCGGACTTGCGGTCGTCGCAGGCGTCTCCTTCGGCCTCGAACTGACGGATATCTTCCTCGGACTCGTCGCGGCGCTCGCGGCGCTCCAGGGGCTTCGGTACGTCCAGCGCCGCCGCGATACGCCCTCGAACACCACGGTTACCGACGACCCGGAAGCGCGGATTTCGGTCCCGGTGCCCGGAGCCGACTTCGACGACGACCTCGTGTCTGCGATGGGTCAGGGCACCCGCTGGGCCGCCCGCGAGCGCGTCGTCGACCGCCTCGAAACGCGGGCCAAGGAGGCGCTCGTCGCCAGCGGCGGTCACGCTCCCGAGGAAGCGGCCGCGCTCCTCAAAACCGGCGGGTGGACCGACGACCCGGTCGCCGCGCGCTTTCTCGGCGCGTCCGTCTCGATTCCGCTCCGACAGCGCGTCCGCCTGTTTCTGTCCGGCCGGTCGTCGCTCACCGACCGCGCCGAACGAGCCGTCGCCGCGATAGAACAAGTCGGCACTACCGACGGCCCCGCGGGTGAGCGCCGATGAGTCGCGGGTTCGACACCGAACGCTGGACCGGCCTCGACGGCCTCGTCCTCGTGGCGGCCGCCGCGGGCGTGTTCACCCGCGAATCGTCGCTGCTCCTCGCGGCCGGCCTCGGCGTGGTCGTCCTCGGTTACGTCCGGGTCGCGGCGATTCCCGAGGTGTCGCTCCGAATCGAGCGCGACCTCTCGGACGCGACGCCCGACCCCGACGACGAGGTCGAAGTCACGCTCCGCGTCACCAACGAGGGGTCCAGCACGCTGTTCGACCTCCGCGTCGTCGACGGCGTGCCGCCGGCGCTCGGCGTCGTCGACGGTTCCGCCCGACTGGGGACGGCGCTTCGACCGGGCGCAACCACGACCGCGACGTATACGGTCACGGCCGTCCGCGGCGAGCATTCGTGGGACGAGACGGTCGTCGTCGTCCGCGACCCGAGCGGGGCCGTCGAGTCCCGCGAGACGGTCGACGCCGAGACGACGCTCCGGTGTGAGCCCGAGCTCGCCGCGACCGCCGACCTGCCGCTTCGGGGCCTCACCTCGAAGTACGCCGGCCGCGTCGAGACCGACGTGCCGGGGTCGGGACTGGAGTTCGCCTCCATCCGCGAGTACCGCCACGGCGACCCGATTCGGCGCATCGACTGGAACCGCCGCGCCCGCACGGGCGAACTCGCCACGGTGGAGTTCAGAGAGGAGCGCGCGGCGTCCGTCGTCCTCGTCGTCGACACCCGGTCTGAGGCGCACGTCGCCCCCGACGACGAGGGGGAGACCGCGGCCGAGCGCTCCGTGGACGCCGCGAGCGTCGCCTTCTCGGCACTCCTCGACGGCGGCGACAGCGTCGGCGTCGCCGCGTTCGGCCCCGACGAGTGCTGGCTCGCCCCCTCGTCGGGCGTCGACCACCGCGCCCGCGCCCGCCGGCTGTTCGCGACCCACCCGGCGTTCGCGCCGACGCCGCCGGACGGGGCCTTTTTCACCTCCGTGGCCGTGCGCCGACTCCGGCGTCGACTCGCCAGCGACGCGCAGGTCATCTTCTGCTCGCCGCTCGTGGACGACTACGGCGTCTCGGTCGCCCGCCGGTTGGAGGCCTACGGCCACGCCGTGACGGTCGTCTCGCCGGACCCGACGACGACATCGACCGTCGGCGCGCGACTCGCGCGCATCGAGCGCGACCTGCGGCTCCGCGAACTCCGGCGCAGCGGCCTCCGCGTCGTCGACTGGGGTGACGAGTCCCTCGGTGTCGCGCTCGCGCGGGCCGAAGCGGGGTGGTCGCGGTGAGCGAAATCACCCGCCAGCCGACCCGGACGGGGACCGCACTGGCGCTGTCGGCCGCCGGATTCGCCATCCTCGCGCTCGGCTTCACCACCTCGACGGCGGCGGTCGGCGGCCTCGCCGCGACGGTCGCGCTCGCCGCCGGACTGGTCCGCGGCTCGCGGCGCATCGTCGACGCCGCGGGCGGGCTGTTCTTCCTCTCGCTTCTCTTCGCGGGCGCGAGCGGGGCCGGGACGGAGGCGCTTCTGCTCGCCGCGGTCGGGTCGATACTCGCGTGGGACCTCGCGGACAACGCGCGCTCCGTCGGCGCACACCTCGGCCGCGAGACCGACACGCTCCGGCTCGAACTCGTCCACGCGGCGGCGACGCTCGTCGTGCTCGCGGTCGGCGCGGCCGTCGTCTACGGCGCTGACCGGGCGGCCGCCGGCGGCCAGCCCATCACGGCCGTCGTCTTACTGCTGGTCGGCGTCGTCGCGCTCGTGGCGGTCGTGGCGCGCTGAGCCGTGTCCGCTCCACGCCTCACGCCTCCCGCCTTACTCCAGCGTCGGCACGGTCACTCGACCGAGCACGTCGTCGACGACGTCCGATTTCCGCACGTCTTCGACCCGCGCGTCCGGCGTCAGGACGAGGCGGTGAGCGAGCACGGACTGCGCGACGCGCTTTACGTCGTCGGGCGTGACGAACTCGCGGCCCTCGATGACGGCGCGGGCGCGGGTCGCCTCGAACAGCCGTTGGGTCCCGCGGGGGGAGACGCCGATGCGGACCCGGCGGTCGGTTCGGGTCTCCCGCGCGAGCTTCGCCATGTATTCGAGCAGGTCGTCCTCGACGCGGACCGATTCGGGCGCGCGGCGGATGGCGGCGACGGCGTCGCGGTCGAGGACGCGCTCGACGCTCGGGCTCTGATCGCTCCGGCCCGCACGCCGGTGGAGGAGTTCGACCTCGCCGTCGAGGTCGGGGTAGCCGATGGCCGATTTCACGACGAACCGGTCGACCTGCGCCTCGGGGAGGGTGAACGTCCCCTCCTGTTCGACGGGATTCTGCGTCGCGATGACGAAGAAGGGGCTCGGGAGCTGGTGTGTCTCGCCGTCGACGGTCACCTGTCCTTCCTCCATCGCTTCGAGGAGGGCGGCCTGCGTCTTCGGCGGCGCGCGGTTGATTTCGTCGGCGAGGACGACGTTGGCGAAGATTGGCCCCGGCGAGAACTCGAAGGTCCGCTCGCGCTCGTCGTAGATGTTCGTCCCGGTCACGTCGGCGGGAAGCAGGTCCGGGGTGAACTGCACGCGGGAAAACGACAGCCCGAGCGCGGTGGCGACGCTCCGCGCGGTGAGCGTCTTTCCGGTTCCCGGAACGTCTTCGAGGAGGACGTGGCCGCGGGCGAGGACGCCCGTCAGGACGGTTTCGAGGAAGGCTCGGTCGGCGATGACGGCCTCCGAGATGGCGTCGAGCACCTCGGAGCACGTCTCGCTGGCCGTGTCGATGTCCATACACCACCCGGGTCTGCGTGCGACTTATTCCCATTGGTCGGTGGCGCTCTGGTCGGTCGCTCGTCGGTCGTCGACTCCGCCCGTCCCGCCCGGACGCAGTTGGGCCAGAGACCCGCCGACCGCATCCGTGTGACTCTCCGCCGCGGCCCTCGGAAATCGAAACGGATTAAACTATCCGCGAGAGAGGCAACAATGGAAGCCGAGGTAGCCTAGCCCGGCCAAGGCGGTAGATTCGAAATCTACTGTCCATTCGGACACGTGAGTTCAAATCTCACCCTCGGCGCTTCTTCCGAACGTCACCCCGCGAGAGACGCTCGTGTCTCTCGCCCCGCGTGACGAGGCTGTGCGACGACCCGAGATTTGAACCAGCGAGCGAACGCAGTGAGCGAGTGAGGTTCAAATCTCACCCTCGGCGCTTCTCGCGGCCACAACGTTCCGAGCGGCGCGTCTCGTCGCGCCGCGACTCCGATTCTCTCAGTCCGACGTAGACTCCCACTCTCCCCAGTGAACGAGTTCGCTCGTGTCGATGCGCTCGCGCCAGCCCTCTCGTTGGAGGACCGGCTCCTCGGGAAAGCCGTCCTCGGGATAGCCGACGCAGAGATACGCAATCGGCTCGACGTGGTGCGGAATCCCGAGTACTTCGCGGACCTCGTGGGGGTAGAGAAACGACACCCAGCCGACGCCGACGCCCTCGGCCCGCGCGGCCAGCCAGAGGTTCTGCACGGCGAGACACGTCGAGTAGGCGTCCATCGCCTGCATCGTGTTGCGCCCGAGGACGTGCGGGGCGTCCCGCGTCGGGTCGCACGTGACGCAGACGTTCACCGGGGCGTCGGTGATGCCTTCCAGCTTCAACCGACCGAACTCCGACTTTCGAGGCTCTCGATAGCCCTCGCGGGCCGCCGCAATCGCACGCTCCGCGATGGACGCGACGGCTGCTTTCGTCTCGTCGTCCTCGACGACGACGAAATCCCACGGCTGCGAGAAGCCGACGCTCGGGGCGTGATGCGCGGCATCGAGCAGTCGCGCCAGCGTCTCCTCGGACACTGGATCGTCGCTGAACCGCCTGATGTCCCGCCGTGCGTAAATCGACTTGTACACGCCCGACCGCTCGCGCTCCGTGAACCCAACCATCGTTTCGATAGTCCTGACTGGCTCGCAAATCGGTTCTGATACGCCCGACGGAGCGCGCTTCACGCCACCAAAACAGTTACTAATTAGACACGAATGCCGGTCAGTATGGACACCGCGCTCAAATACAGACTCGACGTCATCATCGCCCTCCTGTTTTTGGTCGTGCTCATCGAGAGTTACCGGGTTGCCGGCTACTTCGGCGCAGCGTTCGTCGTGGTCGTCACCATCGTTCTCGTCGCCTTCGCGCCGGAGTGAGCGCTTCGAGACGCTTGCTTCGAGTGTCGTCCTCGCGTAAGGTGTGCGACACCGTGGCACGGGGCCGTGCAGTCCCTCGATTTCACTTTCACTCTCCTAGGATTCGATACATATCCCCTGCCCGCGTCAGCGAGGGTATGAGTGCGAACGCAGCAAGCGCGGACACGAGCGAACGGGACGGGACGCGACGCATCGACGTGACGACGGTCCGGACCGGCCGCGTCGCCGACTTCGCGGAGACGGAGCTCGGCGACGACGCTATCGGGTTCGAGCGCCGCGGCGGCTGGACCTACCTCGTCGCCAAAGGGACGCGGTAGTCCGGGTTCGGATTCAGTCGTCCCGGGAGCGGGAGAAAAACGCGGCCGCGACGCGACAGGGTCGTCTTCTCAGTCGTCGGCCGACGCGGGCGTCGGCGACGTGTGGTTCGGCGCGAGCAGTCGGTCGAGCGCGTCCACCATCGCCTGGACGCTCGCCCGCGTGATGTCGGCGTGCGACGCCGCGACGGAGACGCTTCGGTCGCCGAGCGACATCGTCACCTCGACGGTCACGACGGCGTCGGTGCCGCCGGTGATGGCGTCGACGTGGTACTCGTCGAGTTGGGCGTCGGCGTCGGGGCCGAGCGCCTCGCGGACGGCCTTCACCGCGGCGTCGACCGGGCCGGACCCGGTGCCGGAGGCGACGCGTTCCTCGCCCTCGACGCGGAGGCGGACGCTCGCGGTCGGCGTGCCGCCGCCCGAGGCGGCCGTGAGGTCGAGTAGTTCGACCTGTCGGGCGCGCTCGCGGCCCTGAACGTCCTCTGCGAACGCGAGGAGGTCGGCGTCGGTGACGCGCTTGCCGCGGTCCCCGAGTTCCTTCACGCGCTCGACGACGGCCGCGACTTCCTCGTCGGTGGCGTCGACGCCGTGTTCGTCCAGCGCGGCCTTGACGCCGGCGCGCCCGGCGTGTTTCCCGAGGACGAGGCGGCGCTCGCGGCCGACCGTCTCCGGCGGGTACGGCTCGTACATCGCGTCGTCCTTGAGCGTCCCGTCGGTGTGGATGCCGCTCTCGTGGGTGAAGGCGTTCTGGCCGACGACCGCCTTGTTCGGCGGGAGCGAGACGCCCGTGGCCTGTGCGACCTTCTGGGCGAGCGCGTACAGTTCGTCGAGCTTCACCGACTCCACGTCGTAGCAGTGGTCGAGCGCGATGGCGACCTCTTCGAGCGCGACGTTGCCGGCGCGCTCGCCGATGCCGTTGACCGTGGTGTGGACGAGGTCCGCGCCCGCGGCGAGGCTGGCGTGGACGTTCGCCATCGCGAGGCCGAGGTCGTCGTGGGTGTGCGTCGAGGTCGGGCCAAGCTCGGAGAGTCGGGAGACGAC contains these protein-coding regions:
- a CDS encoding AAA family ATPase, which codes for MDIDTASETCSEVLDAISEAVIADRAFLETVLTGVLARGHVLLEDVPGTGKTLTARSVATALGLSFSRVQFTPDLLPADVTGTNIYDERERTFEFSPGPIFANVVLADEINRAPPKTQAALLEAMEEGQVTVDGETHQLPSPFFVIATQNPVEQEGTFTLPEAQVDRFVVKSAIGYPDLDGEVELLHRRAGRSDQSPSVERVLDRDAVAAIRRAPESVRVEDDLLEYMAKLARETRTDRRVRIGVSPRGTQRLFEATRARAVIEGREFVTPDDVKRVAQSVLAHRLVLTPDARVEDVRKSDVVDDVLGRVTVPTLE
- a CDS encoding (R)-citramalate synthase, whose amino-acid sequence is MNERFGKTPELRTSDSVQLLDTTLRDGEQAPGVSLTPTQKADIARALDRAEVDYIEAGSACTGPGERETIKRVTSLGLDATVTSFARGVKNDVDLALDCDVDGVTLVVPASDRHVESKVGTTREDVVETTDELVAYAKDHGLWVEVIGEDGSRAAPEFLESLARASHDAGADRFCFADTVGHTSPEHTYEVVSRLSELGPTSTHTHDDLGLAMANVHASLAAGADLVHTTVNGIGERAGNVALEEVAIALDHCYDVESVKLDELYALAQKVAQATGVSLPPNKAVVGQNAFTHESGIHTDGTLKDDAMYEPYPPETVGRERRLVLGKHAGRAGVKAALDEHGVDATDEEVAAVVERVKELGDRGKRVTDADLLAFAEDVQGRERARQVELLDLTAASGGGTPTASVRLRVEGEERVASGTGSGPVDAAVKAVREALGPDADAQLDEYHVDAITGGTDAVVTVEVTMSLGDRSVSVAASHADITRASVQAMVDALDRLLAPNHTSPTPASADD
- a CDS encoding DUF4129 domain-containing protein, yielding MDRSALRALALALLAVVALSVVAATIDSTVVSSGGPVGFGGGETGGAVAGDTDETGTQPSGDSSGSLSIPTPCFPWLLSPGVLAVVALVFVLLGAYAYRETGSLLPPLAIFAAVGPPVVLLFALLTGCRREFSFSSRAAAAARNVSFLPAGGGGSLGQGGNAAQSVSPPTVLFGLLLAVALAVAAFMLVTGTGDSPAADDEVTPADEDEGSNVAAVGRAAGAAAQRIEDGDADVENEVFRAWGEMTALLDVPNRRAATPAEFAHSAVDAGMDRDDVDDLTTLFEEVRYGGFEATPERERRAVDALRSIERAYADSPEGDR
- a CDS encoding DUF7269 family protein, with amino-acid sequence MTLTRRLFLLVGVVATTAGLAVVAGVSFGLELTDIFLGLVAALAALQGLRYVQRRRDTPSNTTVTDDPEARISVPVPGADFDDDLVSAMGQGTRWAARERVVDRLETRAKEALVASGGHAPEEAAALLKTGGWTDDPVAARFLGASVSIPLRQRVRLFLSGRSSLTDRAERAVAAIEQVGTTDGPAGERR
- the bluB gene encoding 5,6-dimethylbenzimidazole synthase, coding for MVGFTERERSGVYKSIYARRDIRRFSDDPVSEETLARLLDAAHHAPSVGFSQPWDFVVVEDDETKAAVASIAERAIAAAREGYREPRKSEFGRLKLEGITDAPVNVCVTCDPTRDAPHVLGRNTMQAMDAYSTCLAVQNLWLAARAEGVGVGWVSFLYPHEVREVLGIPHHVEPIAYLCVGYPEDGFPEEPVLQREGWRERIDTSELVHWGEWESTSD
- a CDS encoding DUF7519 family protein, with amino-acid sequence MVAVSEITRQPTRTGTALALSAAGFAILALGFTTSTAAVGGLAATVALAAGLVRGSRRIVDAAGGLFFLSLLFAGASGAGTEALLLAAVGSILAWDLADNARSVGAHLGRETDTLRLELVHAAATLVVLAVGAAVVYGADRAAAGGQPITAVVLLLVGVVALVAVVAR
- a CDS encoding DUF58 domain-containing protein, which encodes MSRGFDTERWTGLDGLVLVAAAAGVFTRESSLLLAAGLGVVVLGYVRVAAIPEVSLRIERDLSDATPDPDDEVEVTLRVTNEGSSTLFDLRVVDGVPPALGVVDGSARLGTALRPGATTTATYTVTAVRGEHSWDETVVVVRDPSGAVESRETVDAETTLRCEPELAATADLPLRGLTSKYAGRVETDVPGSGLEFASIREYRHGDPIRRIDWNRRARTGELATVEFREERAASVVLVVDTRSEAHVAPDDEGETAAERSVDAASVAFSALLDGGDSVGVAAFGPDECWLAPSSGVDHRARARRLFATHPAFAPTPPDGAFFTSVAVRRLRRRLASDAQVIFCSPLVDDYGVSVARRLEAYGHAVTVVSPDPTTTSTVGARLARIERDLRLRELRRSGLRVVDWGDESLGVALARAEAGWSR